Proteins encoded together in one Bombus pascuorum chromosome 16, iyBomPasc1.1, whole genome shotgun sequence window:
- the LOC132915042 gene encoding basic-leucine zipper transcription factor A, which produces MWCDVSQSCAMMGLQATAGKRKLEGGVGCMEFDMDMGESPSKLGRVEGSWWAMEDSYTPPLSQTPASYYDMEVSSPCLQTNPCQPTSASQPQQQQHQAAQQQQQQQPQSSTPTSAPPPSTVAHLHHHPQHYYHHQRGPSSPVGNNGYSQLSRPQPQWGAPHHYEPPTIRREENGKSYLELGSSYRANERCCEGSRSSWCRRGRACYRQRRLAVLNISMCKLARYRQFPDPSLHRSVLICNTLRHLEREMERDRSPPPMEPVIPAPIAQLQPPEQGRLTPFPMPPTSSNETDVDSGIGDSDDSRSINWGSVLSLSSQSPLDPLNNNELLDVDIGPDLDLDFMPGWKLTPLSADDILRSTTAQEQQHHQHQQHHHHHQQQQQQQQQQQQQHLAPPSGSCASSNVGNACVSAGSSSSTHESLMCVGS; this is translated from the coding sequence AGTTGTGCAATGATGGGTCTGCAGGCCACGGCAGGAAAACGTAAACTGGAGGGAGGTGTGGGCTGCATGGAGTTCGACATGGATATGGGCGAGAGCCCATCGAAGTTAGGCCGGGTGGAGGGTAGCTGGTGGGCGATGGAGGATAGTTACACGCCCCCGCTTAGTCAAACACCGGCTTCTTATTACGATATGGAAGTGAGTTCGCCCTGCCTGCAGACAAATCCTTGTCAGCCGACATCGGCAAGTCAGccgcaacagcaacaacatcAGGCGGcacagcaacagcagcaacaacagccGCAGTCGTCGACGCCAACGTCAGCGCCACCGCCGTCTACGGTGGCGCACCTGCACCATCATCCGCAGCACTATTATCATCATCAGCGCGGACCTAGCAGCCCGGTCGGTAACAACGGTTACAGCCAACTGTCGAGGCCTCAGCCGCAGTGGGGCGCACCTCATCATTACGAGCCGCCGACGATACGGCGagaggaaaatggaaaaagttaTTTGGAGCTTGGTTCTAGTTATCGAGCGAACGAGAGGTGCTGCGAAGGTTCGAGGTCGAGCTGGTGTCGACGTGGTAGAGCGTGTTACAGACAAAGGCGGCTAgccgttttaaatatttcgatgtGCAAGCTGGCGAGGTATCGCCAATTTCCGGATCCGAGCCTTCATCGATCGGTTCTCATCTGCAATACACTGAGGCATCTAGAACGCGAGATGGAGAGGGACAGAAGTCCGCCGCCCATGGAGCCGGTTATACCGGCACCGATTGCTCAACTTCAACCTCCTGAGCAGGGCAGGTTAACGCCGTTCCCGATGCCACCAACGTCTTCGAACGAGACAGACGTCGATTCCGGGATCGGTGATAGCGACGACAGCCGTTCCATCAATTGGGGCAGCGTGCTGTCTCTCTCGAGTCAATCGCCGCTCGATCCATTGAACAACAACGAGTTACTGGATGTCGATATCGGTCCAGACCTAGATTTAGACTTCATGCCTGGATGGAAGCTGACACCCCTGTCCGCGGACGATATCCTCAGAAGTACGACGGCACAGGAACAGCAGCATCATCAGCATCAACagcatcatcatcatcatcaacagcagcagcaacagcagcagcaacagcagcagcaacatCTGGCTCCACCTAGCGGCAGCTGTGCTAGTAGCAACGTTGGAAACGCCTGTGTCAGCGCTGGCAGTAGCAGTAGTACGCACGAATCGTTGATGTGCGTTGGATCATAG